Proteins from one Oncorhynchus tshawytscha isolate Ot180627B linkage group LG16, Otsh_v2.0, whole genome shotgun sequence genomic window:
- the LOC112215252 gene encoding probable glutamate receptor → MKAFIGSVVCVVALLSVVCTAGPPVLSVTTILQEPYTMTQGSELEGYCIDLLAEIAKRLDFKYTVHLVKDGKYGQQDESGNWLGMIGEVVRGEAELAVASLTLTATREQGVEMSTPFMQTGIGFILSRDLGSEESHSLSFLFPFSTEMWVGILLAFLVTGLCIYLVSRISPCEWADPETDKHSFTLLHSFWYITGALTLQGAGPHPKGLSGRVISAVWWVFAVVLLACYFSNFNAMLRSDSKHVSMNNFEELAKQDVIDYGTVEGGSTFNFFKNSKNPTYRRIYQHMERKKSCVASVEEGNRRTQEGNYAFIGEAASLDLAVARYCNLIRSSELIAMRGYSIAAPLGFPMMKNITVAILQLSESGELAFLQSKWWASSCLPEGGQAPHALQPHLLRGLFLLLALGLGLGLLMAILELASKARSQAKDQKKSCCSVLLAELSQRFGSRGANAGTETSEKSKA, encoded by the exons ATGAAAGCGTTTATTGGAtcggttgtgtgtgtggtggcactGCTATCTGTTGTTTGCACTGCAG GGCCCCCGGTGTTATCCGTCACCACTATATTG CAAGAACCATACACTATGACCCAAGGGTCTGAGCTGGAGGGGTACTGCATTGACCTGCTAGCGGAGATTGCCAAACGGTTGGACTTCaagtacaccgtgcacctggtgaaGGATGGAAAGTACGGGCAACAGGACGAGAGCGGAAACTGGTTGGGGATGATCGGGGAGGTGGTCCGAGGG GAGGCCGAACTGGCGGTAGCCTCTCTGACCCTAACAGCGACCAGGGAACAGGGGGTGGAGATGAGCACTCCCTTCATGCAGACGGGCATTGGTTTCATCCTGAGCCGGGACCTGGGCTCCGAGGAGAGCCACTCCCTCAGcttcctcttccccttctccacCGAAATGTGGGTGGGCATCCTCCTGGCCTTCCTGGTGACCGGCCTCTGCATATATCTGGTTTCTAG GATAAGCCCCTGTGAGTGGGCAGACcccgagacagacaaacacagcTTCACTCTCCTGCACAGCTTCTGGTACATCACTGGAGCCCTGACCCTGCAAG GTGCTGGCCCACACCCTAAAGGCCTGTCTGGTCGCGTTATCAGCGCCGTCTGGTGGGTGTTCGCGGTAGTGCTCCTGGCCTGCTACTTCAGCAACTTTAACGCCATGCTACGCTCGGATTCCAAACATGTCTCCATGAATAACTTCGAGGAGCTGGCCAAACAGGACGTCATCGACTACGGAACAGTCGAAGGGGGATCCACGTTCAACTTCTTCAAA AACTCCAAAAACCCCACCTACCGACGCATCTACCAGCATATGGAGAGGAAGAAGAGTTGCGTGGCTTCAGTGGAAGAGGGCAATCGACGCACCCAGGAAGGCAACTACGCCTTTATTGGAGAGGCAGCATCTCTGGACCTGGCTGTGGCTCGCTACTGCAACCTGATCCGCAGCAGCGAACTCATCGCCATGAGAGGGTACAGCATTGCAGCACCCCTAG gctTTCCAATGATGAAGAACATAACAGTGGCCATACTGCAACTGAGTGAATCTGGGGAGTTGGCCTTCCTGCAGAGTAAGTGGTGGGCCAGCAGCTGCTTGCCAGAGGGGGGCCAAGCCCCACATGCCCTCCAGCCCCACCTCCTGAGGGGTCTCTTCCTTCTCCTGGCCCTGGGGTTGGGCCTGGGACTCCTCATGGCCATCCTGGAGCTTGCCTCCAAGGCCCGCAGTCAAGCCAAGGACCAGAAG